One Streptococcus macedonicus ACA-DC 198 genomic region harbors:
- a CDS encoding putative universal stress protein: MEGFDEFKNILVGVDESEGAQKAFQYAVKQASKTGAALLIASILEIEELNVYEALDPEYLSQKRSQLLLNLKKYKQYAENSGVKNIQLYSGEGDPAEEITKTILPATSADILIIGSRSMHGIKGYFGSHATYMVKNSPISITVIK, encoded by the coding sequence ATGGAAGGATTTGATGAATTTAAAAATATTTTAGTTGGGGTAGATGAATCAGAAGGAGCTCAAAAAGCCTTTCAATATGCTGTAAAGCAAGCGAGTAAAACTGGAGCCGCATTACTGATTGCCTCAATTTTAGAAATTGAAGAGTTGAATGTTTATGAAGCGTTAGACCCTGAGTACTTGAGCCAGAAACGAAGTCAATTGTTACTTAATTTGAAAAAGTACAAACAATATGCAGAAAATAGCGGTGTAAAAAACATTCAGCTGTACAGTGGAGAAGGTGATCCGGCCGAGGAAATTACTAAGACGATTTTGCCAGCAACATCTGCAGATATCTTAATCATTGGATCGCGATCAATGCATGGAATTAAAGGATATTTTGGTTCGCATGCTACTTATATGGTTAAAAATTCTCCAATCTCAATTACAGTTATTAAGTAA